The Haloarcula sp. CBA1127 genomic interval CGTAGCCATGAGCGTCACACTGCAGGAGTCACAGTCGTCTTTCGGACGGTCGACGCTGACGTTTGTCGCGAGGTAGGCTTCGATGAGTCGAGCGGGGTCGGGGTCAAGTACCCCGCTGACCGGGATTGGCCGCCGCGTTGCGGTCCAGGCTCCCTGTGCTCGCTTATCATAGACATAGCGCCGATTCCGGTTATTGTACACTCGCTTGGTGTAATTCTTGTTGACGATTTCGGTCCGGAACTGGTAGCGGTACCTGTCTTCGACGACGAGACTGACGATTTGCGTGCCCCACTCCAGCGACAGCCGCATTCCCAGCACGTACGAGCGGTTCCGGGTCGCGCGCCGGTGTGCCGCCGCGAGTCGCCTAGCATCGACAGCTTCCTCGGTCACGCCGGGGTGGGCCCGGTCGTCCTGTGACTGCTCAGGGACCGGAACTGGCGTTACCGTCTGTCGCTCCGCCCCGCCGAAGGCTCCACAGCCCGCAAAAAGCAAGAGGACAAGCAGGACCGCGATGCGAGCCGCCATACGTGGGGTATGCGAGCCGGCTCTACTAAGTACTCAGGCCGCAGTCGGTCTCAGATCGCGGTGTCAGATCGGCCATCAAAGTTCCGCTCGTCGCGGTACTGCTCGACAAATGCGTCAACGTCGAACTGGAGCATCTGCTCTTCGAACTCCGCCATCACGTCGTCGTCCTCGGCGTGGCTGATAGCGTGTTCCATCAGTTCCACGAGTAGTTCGACGACGATTTCGTGAAGGCGGCGAGAGTCGAAGTCGCTCACCCATGCCAGCGAGAAGCCGACCGACCCGTCCTCGCTGGTGTCGGCGGCGACGACCTTCTCGGGGAACTCCTCCATCACGACGCCCATCAGGTGGACAGTGGTGAACTCCTCGTAGTCGTCGTTGGTCTCGATAGTCGCGTGTAGTACCTCGGTGAGAAACTCCGGCACGAACCGTGCCAGCGGGTGCGGGTCAAGCACGACGGCGTGAGTCTGCCCGCAGTCACACGCGAACTCCCGCATTCCCAGATGGAGGTCATGCGTGTCGACGAGTTCGCCACAGGCCAGTTCGAGTTCGGACTCGCGCCCGCCGGGCACGCGCGGTTCAGCCATTACCTGTGATTGGTCGCTCGCGTGGTTAAAGGCCGCGATACGAACTACAGCGGTTTATAGTGAACGAAGGCCCGAAATCAGTGACCGGGGGCACTCAAGCCCAGTACTCAGAACCCGTCGTCGTCCTGATCCGCCCGCACCTGCAGGTATGCGTCCGTAATCACTGCGAGACTAAACGCCTGCACCGGTGCGTTCAGTACCATCGAGACGACCTGCAGGACCGACTGAGAGGGGAGGTTGAATGTGCCGGGAAGGAACACCGAGATGATGGACGCCGTAGAAGGAATGCCCGGAATAATGCCGAGAAGCGCCAAGAGGAACAGCAAGACGATGATCTGTGCGGGGGCGTCCATGAACCGTGCGACGGAGTGCTTGAGTGTCGCGACGTAGCCGCCGTCGAACAGGGCAATCGCCTGCAGCAGGTACACGAGTGCAAGGCCGACGACCAGAGAGGCGAGAACGCTACCGAGCGACGCAGCGAGACTTAGCAACGCCTGTCCGTTGAGTTGGAAAAACGTCGAGCTCATCGAGATTGCGAACATCACGATCGCGATGCTGCCACCAAGGACAACCGCCATCACAGCTCGCTCCGACGCGTTGTCGCTCCTGATTTCGCTCTGGTCTGCGAACAGCCGGATACCCCAGAACTTGACGAGCTGTCCGAGCACGAGGAACACCAGCAGCAACACTACGGCGACTGGAGCCGCCAGATCAAGGCTGAACGGCCCAACGAAGTCCGCCATCGAGAACCCCGGGCTGCCCGCCCCAGCAGGGCCACCTGCGCCACTGGGGTTGCCCTGTGCCATCAACTCGTCGAACAGCACTTCCATTACCGACGAACTTGCGACGGTGTTTCCGAGGTTGTACAGGAGAAAAACACCCATGACCAGAAGGCCGCTTTCGCTGGTTACATCGTCGATACCGCGCCGTAACGCGTCGCCGATCTGGAGGGCCATATCTTCAGTCGCTCTCCGAGAAAATATAAAACTAGTCGAATCGTAGATTCCCGCCGACAGCGGGACTACGCCGCTTACGGCCAGTCGTCGCGCTGCTCGTTCTCGTCGGTTGTCGCGTCCGGCGTCTCCGGTTCGCCAAGGTCCCAGTCGGCCGCCTCTGCGGCCTGCGTGACGGGGAGGTACTCCCAGCCCGCCGTCTCGGCGAGATCAGCGTCGTCGTCATTCGCACCGACGAAGACGTGCCGGTCAGTGTCGAACTGCTCTTTGACGTTTTCGAGGCTCTCCTCGCGGCCGCGCGGCCCAGAGAAGAAGTCCTGTCTGATCCGGTGTTTCCGGGTGAAGTTGGTCACGACGTAGGTGGGCTGTTCGGAGATGACGCCGACGTACTCGGACCACTGGCGCGCGTCGTTGAACACGCTGTCCGGGTAGGCCAGTTGCTTGAGGGCGTCGAGGTCGAACGCGAGTGTCATATCGCCGCTGCCGCCATCCATACGCGACTCTCCGCTTTAGGGCGAAAAAAGAGCGTCGTTCTCCCGCCGGCAGTTACTTTCGGTGCTGGTCCGCCTGTGCGAGGCGGTTGGCCTCTTCCTGCACTGCGGCCATCTCGCTGGCGGCCTGTGGGTCGCCCTGACCGTGCCCCTGATTGACCGACGCATCGAGCAGCGAGCCCGTGAAGCTGCTGCTCTCATCGCCTGTCTCGTCTGCCTCACCCGACGGGTCGCTGCGACGGGTGACCCAAGCAACGACGCGGGAAAGGGCGGTACGCATACGTGCGACTACGTCCGCAGCGCGTAAAAATATCGGTGTCGGCGGGTCTTATTCGGCCGGCGCGGGCGTCTGTGCCTTCACTTCTTCGAGGTCCACTTCCTTCTCCAGCAGCAGTTCCTTCTTGTCTGCGACCTGGCGCTCCTGGCGGATGAGCTTCTTGAACGTCGACTGCTGTGAGAGGTCGCCGATCAGCACGCCGCCGATGAGCTGTCCGTCCTCGAACGCGAGCCGCCGCCACTCGCTGTCGGAGTACTTCCGTTCGGCCTCGTCGTCGCCACGGGTCGGATGGCCGAAGGAGAGGAACGGGAAGTCGAAGTGCGTGATGGAGTACGAGGAGACCCAGCGGAACTCCTTCTCCTCTGCGTCCGCGACCATGTTGGTCCCGGCAACCGACCCCTGCTCCTTGGCCGAGCCCCACGCGCCGTTTTGCGCCTGAGAGTTGAGGATGGTGTCGTAGAACTTGGTGAGGTCACCCGCAGCGTAGATGTCCTCGACGTTGGTCTGCATATACTCGTCAACGACGACGCCGTCGTCGAGTTCGAGTCCGGTCCCGTTGAGGAACTCCGTGTTGAAGTCGAGGCCGATGGCGACACCCGCCCACTCGCCGTCATAGTGGTTGCCATCGGGATCGACTGCACCGGTGACTTTGCCGTCGTCGTCGACCTCGAAGTGGTCGACACCGGACTCGAAGACGGGTTCGACGCCGTTCTCTTCGAGGGCCTCGTGGATGATCTCCGCCCCATCCTCCGAGAGCGCGTAGCGCCACCAGCGGTTGCCACGCATCAGGTACTTCGCGTCGATTTCCTGTGCGGCACAGACCGCCGCGAGGTCGATGCCGAGCAGTCCTGCCCCGACGATGATGCCCTGATCGGCCTCGTCGGCGTGTTCGCGGATACCACGCGCGTCCTGGAACGTCCAGAAGTGGTGGATGCCGTCGGCGTCACTGTTCTCGACCGGAA includes:
- a CDS encoding DUF5815 family protein; protein product: MAEPRVPGGRESELELACGELVDTHDLHLGMREFACDCGQTHAVVLDPHPLARFVPEFLTEVLHATIETNDDYEEFTTVHLMGVVMEEFPEKVVAADTSEDGSVGFSLAWVSDFDSRRLHEIVVELLVELMEHAISHAEDDDVMAEFEEQMLQFDVDAFVEQYRDERNFDGRSDTAI
- a CDS encoding NAD(P)/FAD-dependent oxidoreductase → MSTSHVIIGDGIAGASAAETIREADPDASVTVLTDEGEALYNRILIKEFAKGKLPEAPISIHEPEWYDERDIDLQLNTHVTDIDPDAHEIQTHEGDTYEYDKLLVATGGTPAQLPVENSDADGIHHFWTFQDARGIREHADEADQGIIVGAGLLGIDLAAVCAAQEIDAKYLMRGNRWWRYALSEDGAEIIHEALEENGVEPVFESGVDHFEVDDDGKVTGAVDPDGNHYDGEWAGVAIGLDFNTEFLNGTGLELDDGVVVDEYMQTNVEDIYAAGDLTKFYDTILNSQAQNGAWGSAKEQGSVAGTNMVADAEEKEFRWVSSYSITHFDFPFLSFGHPTRGDDEAERKYSDSEWRRLAFEDGQLIGGVLIGDLSQQSTFKKLIRQERQVADKKELLLEKEVDLEEVKAQTPAPAE